The Theileria parva strain Muguga chromosome 1, complete sequence, whole genome shotgun sequence DNA window TGGACTGCAGTTCAATGTTCTTGTTCCGCTCAGCCTGAAGTTCCCTTTGCAAAGTCTCGTTATACTCCATCAGTGACTTTATCTTCAGAGTTTCCTCATCCTTTCCGGTGCTAACAtcaactataaaattattcatacGAGGTTTATAGTTACTGGTCAGTTTTGGGTGCGATTTAACCTCCCGGGAAATTGGGGCCAGGTATGAGTTCAGGTCAACCAACTTCATTTCAAGAGGGTTTTTAGGGCAAAGTTCATCCAAATCGGCCAAATCTATCCGTTTCAAATAGAAAAAATTGCTGTTAACACATTCGCTATAGTCTGAATCTACCCTTGAATTTTCGTGGTTGGGAGTGTAAGCGTTGGTGTGACTAAGGTTATATCTGTCAGGCGTTATACTATCACTATTGTGGCTTATACGTCCATCAGTGAGTATTTTGAACGATAGACTTACCCAGTTATACCAGGGGATGACCACCGCCCTTCTAACATCGTTGCTGTGTAGTGATATCAGCTCACTGCTGTCGAGGTAAATACACACACACTCGTACAGTGGCTCAGACTCGTTCACTTTTGTGACTACTGCAATGTAGTCTGAAGGGTCATTTCTGAACTTATCCAGAGGGTCTCTGAACTCACAGAACTCCCCAGGCACCAGCAAATTACCTCCGAACTTGTCATCCAGCCCCAACATCTTCTCCACTGAGTCAAGGCTAACGTCAACGTTAACGGCGTAATCGGGGTTGTTGTTGTATCCACAGTTTCTGCACACAAACCCCTCTTCATACCTCGTCGTTATGCTACTAACTGAGCAGCCTGAAGTTGAGCCAGATTTGACTATACCAGGGATGTTAGTCTTAACCTGATCACTGTTAAGGACCTCAGGCGTCTTATATACATATGAGTGGTCCATATGAACATCTTTATTAATCTCAATAGAGGAGTTGACATCACTATTTTTACGCATAAGATGTAACATTTCACAGTGTGATTTAAACTCATTAGATTTAGCGTTTAGTCTGGGATGTGTTGATCCCAGTATGTGGCAGGAGTAGTTATCAGTATACCCACCGCCGTACTTGAATGGGTTCAGGGGTTGAACAAATTTACATGGCACGTGGTCTATCTCGTCATTATCATATAACACCACAAGAACGAGGTCAATTGGGTTAACCATTAGAACCTTTGCAGGCCAAAAACGGCCTGAAAATGCAGTTCTGTTATCATCCTGTGTTGGAGGCCACCATACTCTTACATTCACTCCCACCAACCTTTTCATGAATATCACATTCCTTAAATGATCTATAAACTGGACTGATGTGTCATATCTCGATATCTTCGAATAATCCCTATAATTCATCTGACGTTTTCTGGTAACACAGGCTGGTTCCTTCAAACATGAACGGACGTTCTTTGGTATCTCCTTGCACTCAGACAAGTCAACTCctaacaaataattaatatacttatGATGTTATATGTTATAGTTGAACATACCTTCAATGGTTCTGAGTTTGAATGGGTTTTCAATCTCAAACATTGAATTGACAAAAAAGCCAAGCGTCTCAGGCTTAATGTTACAGTTTACAAGACGAACACACTCTAGGTCACTATTCTCTATGAACCTTACCAATGCCGCAATACAAGCAGTTGTAGATATCCTAAATTAATACCTCagtaatatatataatagaGAATATAGTAGTTGAATGTACCTGTTTTCTGATAAATCTAGTATTTTAAGTCTGCTTGGGAGAATTTCTATAGCTTTAGTTAGGTA harbors:
- a CDS encoding Zinc finger C3HC4 type (RING finger) family protein, whose translation is MGETSEKITLRTSLRRMFNESTGALTIRHLTDVRLLYGISDLLLSGKCKTIFLYETHDPEIVLYVLSAVSTARNVLLQLHIDIWNSDNRKFINLLSEALNAQSETLEHLTIKCRFSNEYLTKAIEILPSRLKILDLSENRISTTACIAALVRFIENSDLECVRLVNCNIKPETLGFFVNSMFEIENPFKLRTIEGVDLSECKEIPKNVRSCLKEPACVTRKRQMNYRDYSKISRYDTSVQFIDHLRNVIFMKRLVGVNVRVWWPPTQDDNRTAFSGRFWPAKVLMVNPIDLVLVVLYDNDEIDHVPCKFVQPLNPFKYGGGYTDNYSCHILGSTHPRLNAKSNEFKSHCEMLHLMRKNSDVNSSIEINKDVHMDHSYVYKTPEVLNSDQVKTNIPGIVKSGSTSGCSVSSITTRYEEGFVCRNCGYNNNPDYAVNVDVSLDSVEKMLGLDDKFGGNLLVPGEFCEFRDPLDKFRNDPSDYIAVVTKVNESEPLYECVCIYLDSSELISLHSNDVRRAVVIPWYNWVSLSFKILTDGRISHNSDSITPDRYNLSHTNAYTPNHENSRVDSDYSECVNSNFFYLKRIDLADLDELCPKNPLEMKLVDLNSYLAPISREVKSHPKLTIDVSTGKDEETLKIKSLMEYNETLQRELQAERNKNIELQSKFKCILCFETEINCMLDPCAHFSFCHKCAKNLKSCPVCRQKINKLKILNLN